From the Kogia breviceps isolate mKogBre1 chromosome 3, mKogBre1 haplotype 1, whole genome shotgun sequence genome, one window contains:
- the ATP6V1D gene encoding V-type proton ATPase subunit D isoform X2 has protein sequence MRARLKGAQTGRNLLKKKSDALTLRFRQILKKIIETKMLMGEVMREAAFSLAEAKFTAGDFSTTVIQNVNKAQVKIRAKKDNVAGVTLPVFEHYHEGTDSYELTGLARGGEQLAKLKRNYAKAVELLVELASLQTSFVTLDEAIKITNRRVNAIEHVIIPRIERTLAYIITELDEREREEFYRLKKIQEKKKILKEKSEKDLEQRRAAGEVMEPANLLAEEKDEDLLFE, from the exons ATGAGGGCTCGGTTAAAAGGAGCACAGACGGGTCGAAACCTCCTAAAGAAAAAATCTGACGCCTTAACTCTTCGATTTCGACAGATCCTTAAGAAGATAATAGAG ACTAAAATGTTGATGGGTGAAGTGATGAGAGAAGCTGCCTTTTCACTTGCTGAGGCCAAGTTCACAGCAGGGGACTTCAG caCCACAGTaatccaaaatgtaaataaagccCAAGTGAAGATTAGAGCAAAGAAAGATAATGTAGCAG GTGTTACTTTGCCAGTATTTGAACATTACCATGAAGGAACTGACA GTTATGAACTGACTGGTTTAGCCAGAGGTGGCGAACAGTTGGCTAAACTGAAGAGGAATTATGCCAAAGCAGTGGAACTACTGGTGGAACTAGCTTCGCTGCAG ACTTCCTTTGTTACGTTGGATGAAGCTATTAAGATAACCAACAGGCGTGTAAATGCCATTGAACATG TCATCATTCCCCGGATTGAACGTACCCTTGCTTATATCATCACAGAGctggatgagagagagagagaagagttcTATAG GttaaagaaaatacaggagaagaaaaagattcTCAAGGAAAAGTCTGAGAAGGACTTGGAACAACGGAGGGCAGCTGGAGAGGTGATGGAACCTGCTAATCTTCTGGCTGAAGAGAAGGATGAGGATCTTCTCTTTGAATAA
- the ATP6V1D gene encoding V-type proton ATPase subunit D isoform X1: MSGKDRIEIFPSRMAQTIMRARLKGAQTGRNLLKKKSDALTLRFRQILKKIIETKMLMGEVMREAAFSLAEAKFTAGDFSTTVIQNVNKAQVKIRAKKDNVAGVTLPVFEHYHEGTDSYELTGLARGGEQLAKLKRNYAKAVELLVELASLQTSFVTLDEAIKITNRRVNAIEHVIIPRIERTLAYIITELDEREREEFYRLKKIQEKKKILKEKSEKDLEQRRAAGEVMEPANLLAEEKDEDLLFE; encoded by the exons ATGTCGGGCAAAGACCGAATTGAAATCTTTCCCTCGAGAAt GGCACAGACCATCATGAGGGCTCGGTTAAAAGGAGCACAGACGGGTCGAAACCTCCTAAAGAAAAAATCTGACGCCTTAACTCTTCGATTTCGACAGATCCTTAAGAAGATAATAGAG ACTAAAATGTTGATGGGTGAAGTGATGAGAGAAGCTGCCTTTTCACTTGCTGAGGCCAAGTTCACAGCAGGGGACTTCAG caCCACAGTaatccaaaatgtaaataaagccCAAGTGAAGATTAGAGCAAAGAAAGATAATGTAGCAG GTGTTACTTTGCCAGTATTTGAACATTACCATGAAGGAACTGACA GTTATGAACTGACTGGTTTAGCCAGAGGTGGCGAACAGTTGGCTAAACTGAAGAGGAATTATGCCAAAGCAGTGGAACTACTGGTGGAACTAGCTTCGCTGCAG ACTTCCTTTGTTACGTTGGATGAAGCTATTAAGATAACCAACAGGCGTGTAAATGCCATTGAACATG TCATCATTCCCCGGATTGAACGTACCCTTGCTTATATCATCACAGAGctggatgagagagagagagaagagttcTATAG GttaaagaaaatacaggagaagaaaaagattcTCAAGGAAAAGTCTGAGAAGGACTTGGAACAACGGAGGGCAGCTGGAGAGGTGATGGAACCTGCTAATCTTCTGGCTGAAGAGAAGGATGAGGATCTTCTCTTTGAATAA